Proteins encoded together in one Miscanthus floridulus cultivar M001 chromosome 16, ASM1932011v1, whole genome shotgun sequence window:
- the LOC136511049 gene encoding uncharacterized protein → MAIPNYTYLKLKMPRPNGVITMSRAFSYAFTCDHEHFELATTVINSSKLMRLRELSTLAVPDCNKPTSSMAFRPLEETKAVGIDPTDPTKMVRIGTQLSAK, encoded by the coding sequence atggcaatccccaactacacctacctcaagctaaagatgccaagaccgaacggcgtcatcaccatgagcagagCCTTCTCGTATGCCTTCACATGTGAccacgagcattttgagctcgccaccaCGGTCATCAACTCATCCAAGCTCATGCGGCTCAGGGAGTTGTCGACCCtagcagtcccagactgcaacaaaccaacctcctcgatggccttccgcccgctcgaggaaaccaaggctgtGGGAATCGATCCCACCGACCCAACtaagatggtgcggatcgggacccagctctcggccaaatag